In one Agathobacter rectalis ATCC 33656 genomic region, the following are encoded:
- a CDS encoding cold-shock protein — protein sequence MSKGTVKWFNNQKGYGFITAEDGKDVFVHFSGLNMEGFKTLEEGAAVEFDITDGAKGPQAVNVEVVK from the coding sequence ATGAGCAAAGGTACAGTAAAATGGTTCAATAACCAAAAAGGTTACGGATTCATCACAGCCGAGGACGGAAAGGATGTATTCGTACATTTCTCAGGACTTAACATGGAGGGCTTCAAAACTCTCGAGGAAGGTGCAGCAGTAGAGTTCGATATCACTGATGGCGCTAAAGGTCCACAGGCAGTTAACGTTGAGGTAGTTAAATAA
- a CDS encoding polysaccharide deacetylase family protein: MDKNKKMIIGILTAAIVLVVAFIVYITCFDSHIEFSSKFKNGITVEYGKKFEAPKIKAYVRGRLINRKGKEIKCTIDSNVDATKTGSYEIKVTAQYGKKTATQTIKVEVRDKKAPEITLNGDAEMTVEAGSEFSDPGYTATDNYDGDLTDKVSVTGAVDTSKPGDYEIKYSVADSSKNESEVKRTVHVTDTTAPQIKLSGDDFMSVKKGDKYSDPGYTATDNCDGDITDSVKVSGDKVDKDKAGKYTVTYEVSDSSGNKATATRVVSVYDPAATADTVNPGNKIIYLTFDDGPGKYTQGLLDVLDKYNVKATFFVTNTHPDYQNMIAEEAKRGHTVAIHSASHKYNQIYTSEQAFFDDLEQMNSIIKAQTGNDASIIRFPGGSSNTVSKDYCPGIMTQLVNDVTARGLLYCDWNVSSGDANPKPISTEQVVQNVISGVQSHNVSVVLQHDIKEFSVNAVEQIIQWGQANGYTFLPLTTSSPMSHHRVNN, encoded by the coding sequence ATGGACAAAAATAAAAAGATGATTATCGGCATACTTACGGCTGCAATAGTTCTGGTGGTGGCGTTTATAGTATATATCACATGCTTTGACTCACACATTGAGTTCAGCAGCAAGTTCAAAAACGGTATTACTGTTGAGTATGGCAAAAAGTTTGAGGCACCAAAAATCAAGGCGTATGTCAGAGGCAGGCTTATAAATCGGAAGGGAAAAGAGATAAAATGTACTATAGACAGTAATGTCGATGCGACAAAGACAGGTTCATACGAGATAAAGGTAACTGCTCAATACGGTAAAAAAACTGCGACACAGACAATCAAGGTTGAAGTGAGGGATAAGAAGGCTCCGGAGATTACATTAAATGGCGATGCAGAGATGACTGTAGAGGCAGGAAGCGAGTTCAGTGACCCGGGATATACGGCAACAGACAACTATGATGGGGATCTGACAGACAAGGTATCTGTTACAGGAGCTGTCGATACTTCAAAGCCGGGAGACTATGAGATAAAGTACAGTGTCGCTGACTCGTCAAAGAATGAGAGCGAGGTCAAAAGGACTGTGCATGTCACAGATACCACTGCACCGCAGATAAAGCTTTCGGGTGATGATTTTATGTCAGTTAAAAAGGGTGATAAGTACAGTGATCCGGGATACACGGCAACAGACAATTGTGACGGAGACATCACAGACAGTGTCAAGGTATCAGGAGATAAGGTAGATAAGGATAAGGCGGGAAAGTATACTGTGACCTATGAGGTCTCAGATTCATCAGGAAATAAGGCTACTGCTACAAGAGTGGTCAGTGTGTATGATCCGGCTGCCACGGCAGACACGGTAAATCCGGGCAACAAGATTATTTATCTTACCTTTGACGATGGTCCCGGAAAGTATACACAGGGGCTATTAGATGTGCTTGATAAATACAATGTAAAGGCCACCTTCTTTGTTACAAATACACATCCTGACTATCAGAACATGATAGCAGAGGAGGCAAAGAGAGGACATACAGTGGCTATCCACTCTGCCAGCCACAAATACAACCAGATATATACAAGTGAGCAGGCATTTTTTGATGACCTTGAGCAGATGAACAGTATCATAAAGGCACAGACGGGAAATGATGCGTCAATCATCAGATTCCCGGGTGGCTCATCAAATACTGTGAGCAAGGATTACTGTCCGGGTATTATGACACAGCTCGTAAATGATGTAACAGCAAGAGGACTTTTATATTGTGACTGGAATGTATCGAGCGGAGATGCAAACCCCAAGCCAATCAGCACGGAACAGGTGGTACAGAATGTCATCTCCGGTGTGCAGAGCCATAATGTATCAGTTGTATTGCAGCATGACATAAAGGAATTCAGTGTCAATGCGGTCGAGCAGATCATCCAGTGGGGACAGGCGAACGGTTACACGTTTTTACCACTCACCACAAGCTCACCGATGTCTCATCATCGTGTAAACAACTAA
- a CDS encoding DUF5721 family protein yields MISIELTDTKDFMNKLLRTEIFDNFLLQEAVITKAASYVIDGHLQKGFYSSTELEENCIAGYSILPFRMLRTNCFDLIKGRQTPSSFKFVFLLSPENMEHTLSSLHSAFTVSDISGFFINIRYQSQLLTLTTGISYNIFSADKTLDSEWDKLVMKFLANNDINFKEL; encoded by the coding sequence ATGATATCAATTGAACTGACAGACACAAAGGACTTTATGAACAAGCTGCTTCGCACGGAAATCTTTGACAACTTCCTGCTCCAGGAGGCCGTCATCACAAAGGCAGCCTCATATGTCATAGATGGTCACCTGCAAAAGGGCTTTTACAGCTCCACAGAGCTTGAGGAAAATTGTATAGCTGGCTATAGCATACTTCCCTTTAGGATGCTTCGCACAAACTGCTTTGACCTGATAAAGGGCAGACAGACTCCATCGTCATTCAAGTTTGTCTTTCTGCTTTCACCCGAAAACATGGAGCACACCCTAAGCAGTCTGCACTCTGCTTTCACCGTGTCCGATATCAGTGGTTTTTTCATAAATATCAGGTATCAGAGCCAGCTTCTGACTCTGACAACCGGAATATCCTACAATATTTTTTCAGCGGATAAGACCTTAGACAGTGAATGGGATAAGCTTGTAATGAAATTTTTAGCAAATAATGACATAAACTTTAAAGAACTTTGA